One part of the Cyclobacteriaceae bacterium genome encodes these proteins:
- the metF gene encoding methylenetetrahydrofolate reductase [NAD(P)H], whose protein sequence is MKVTEHLTNANGRTLFTIEVLPPLKGENIRSLFDHMDPLMEFKPCFVDVTYHREEYVYKKRENGLLEKRSTRKRPGTVALCAAIQNHYKVDTVPHIICGGFSKDETENALIDLHFLGIENVLVLQGDGIKNEGRFVPEPDGHKYASELLQQVADMNKGVYLDEELLNTTPTNFCIGVAGYPEKHFAAPNLKTDLKYLKLKVDLGAEYIVTQMFFDNKKYFDFVDKCREVGITVPIIPGIKPITTKNQVSVLPTIFHIDLPEALADEVEKCKDNAAVRQVGVEWAVKQSKELIKAGVPTLHFYSMGKSDPIYKIAKELF, encoded by the coding sequence ATGAAAGTAACTGAACATTTAACAAACGCAAACGGAAGAACATTATTCACCATTGAAGTACTGCCCCCGCTTAAAGGCGAAAATATCCGCTCGTTGTTTGATCACATGGATCCGCTGATGGAATTCAAACCCTGTTTTGTTGATGTTACCTACCACCGTGAGGAGTATGTCTATAAAAAACGGGAGAATGGTTTACTGGAAAAAAGATCAACACGAAAACGGCCAGGTACTGTAGCATTGTGTGCCGCTATTCAAAACCACTATAAGGTAGATACCGTGCCGCACATTATCTGTGGCGGATTTTCGAAAGATGAAACCGAGAATGCATTAATCGACTTACATTTTTTGGGCATTGAAAACGTATTGGTGTTACAAGGCGATGGCATTAAAAACGAAGGCCGCTTTGTGCCCGAACCTGATGGGCATAAGTATGCCTCGGAATTGTTGCAGCAAGTGGCCGATATGAACAAAGGCGTTTACCTTGACGAAGAATTATTAAACACCACACCCACTAATTTTTGTATTGGTGTTGCTGGCTATCCCGAAAAGCATTTTGCTGCCCCAAATCTTAAAACCGATTTGAAATACTTAAAGCTTAAAGTTGATTTAGGAGCTGAGTACATTGTTACCCAAATGTTCTTCGATAATAAGAAGTATTTTGATTTTGTAGATAAGTGCCGTGAGGTAGGCATTACCGTGCCTATAATACCGGGTATTAAACCCATTACCACCAAAAACCAGGTAAGTGTGCTGCCTACCATTTTTCATATCGACTTGCCGGAGGCGCTGGCCGATGAAGTAGAGAAGTGTAAAGACAATGCGGCTGTACGCCAAGTGGGTGTTGAGTGGGCGGTAAAGCAATCGAAAGAGTTAATCAAGGCGGGGGTGCCCACACTGCATTTTTATTCCATGGGCAAGTCTGACCCGATTTATAAAATTGCCAAAGAACTGTTTTAA
- a CDS encoding homocysteine S-methyltransferase family protein codes for MKIEDILKERILVLDGAMGTMIQRYALEEDDFRGARLKNHPHPLKGNNDLLSITRPDIIQDIHRKYLEAGADIIETNTFSSTSIAQADYHLEALAYELNFESARIAKEVAAEFTALSPEKPRFVAGALGPTNKTASISPQVNDPGFRAITFDQLVDAYYEQTKGLVEGGADILLVETIFDTLNAKAALFAIQKYYDDSGITLPVMVSGTITDASGRTLSGQTTEAFMISVSHVPLLSIGLNCALGANQLRPYLQVMAKESETFVSAYPNAGLPNAFGHYDQSAEEMASQVEEYLKEGLVNIVGGCCGTTPDHIKKIAEVAMKYKPRVSLLADSN; via the coding sequence ATGAAAATCGAAGACATTTTAAAAGAACGGATACTCGTGCTGGATGGTGCTATGGGTACCATGATTCAGCGCTATGCGTTGGAAGAGGATGATTTCCGTGGGGCACGTTTGAAAAACCACCCTCATCCGCTAAAGGGCAACAACGATTTACTCTCGATAACCCGACCGGACATAATACAGGACATCCATCGAAAGTACCTGGAGGCTGGCGCTGATATAATTGAAACCAATACCTTTAGCAGTACCAGTATTGCTCAGGCCGACTACCATTTGGAAGCCCTGGCTTATGAACTGAATTTTGAGTCGGCCAGGATCGCCAAAGAAGTGGCTGCTGAATTTACAGCATTAAGTCCTGAAAAGCCCCGCTTTGTTGCCGGTGCACTCGGGCCAACCAATAAAACTGCATCCATCTCCCCGCAGGTAAACGATCCCGGGTTCCGCGCCATTACGTTCGATCAATTGGTGGATGCGTATTATGAACAAACCAAAGGCCTGGTGGAGGGTGGGGCGGATATTTTACTGGTTGAGACCATTTTTGATACCCTCAATGCAAAGGCTGCTTTGTTCGCCATACAAAAATATTATGACGATTCAGGTATCACCTTGCCCGTCATGGTTTCCGGTACCATTACCGATGCAAGCGGCCGAACGCTTTCGGGGCAAACTACCGAGGCATTTATGATTTCAGTGTCGCATGTTCCATTACTCAGCATCGGCCTCAACTGTGCTTTAGGGGCAAATCAACTGCGCCCGTATCTGCAGGTAATGGCAAAGGAGTCGGAGACGTTTGTAAGTGCTTATCCCAATGCTGGGCTGCCCAATGCGTTCGGACATTACGATCAGTCAGCGGAAGAGATGGCTTCACAAGTTGAAGAGTACTTAAAGGAAGGATTAGTCAATATAGTTGGCGGCTGTTGTGGCACTACACCGGATCACATAAAGAAAATCGCAGAAGTAGCGATGAAGTATAAACCTCGTGTCAGTTTGTTGGCCGATAGTAATTAG
- a CDS encoding phosphatase, which produces MKLAAVDIGSNAIRFQVSSVLDKDDRVIFKKMEYIRFPLRLGHDVFTLNRISNKSIEKFKKLMRVFKMLTELYEVDDYMVCATSAMRESENGPELAREVEDEIGLSINIIDGKQEAEYINQAIISYLSDATYLHIDVGGGSTELNLYVHGKKINTRSFKIGSVRILEHHDSPVMWADMEKWIKTHVKSAYGKVTAIGTGGNISKIFDLAQLKPHRQMSLKKVIEIKEMVEQHSLEDRIYKLQMNPDRADVIVPASNIYIKVMEWANAKYIQVPEVGLKDGIMLHLFKKNSSQKRIEFANTEDQSKGRKILRL; this is translated from the coding sequence ATGAAATTAGCCGCTGTTGATATTGGCTCTAATGCCATACGTTTCCAGGTTTCCTCAGTTCTCGATAAAGACGATCGCGTAATCTTCAAAAAAATGGAATACATACGCTTCCCGCTTCGCCTGGGGCATGATGTATTTACACTGAACCGGATCAGTAACAAGAGTATCGAAAAATTCAAAAAGCTGATGCGCGTGTTCAAAATGCTTACCGAGCTGTACGAAGTAGATGATTATATGGTCTGCGCCACCTCAGCCATGCGCGAATCAGAAAACGGACCGGAGCTTGCTCGGGAAGTAGAGGACGAAATAGGGCTCTCCATTAACATTATTGACGGTAAGCAAGAGGCTGAATACATCAACCAGGCCATTATATCGTATCTGTCGGATGCCACCTACCTGCACATTGATGTGGGAGGAGGCAGTACCGAATTAAACCTGTATGTGCACGGCAAAAAAATCAATACACGTTCATTCAAGATAGGCTCTGTACGCATCCTCGAGCATCACGACTCGCCCGTTATGTGGGCCGATATGGAAAAATGGATAAAGACCCATGTAAAGAGCGCCTACGGTAAAGTTACCGCTATCGGAACGGGCGGTAACATCAGTAAGATTTTTGACCTGGCCCAACTGAAGCCGCACCGGCAAATGTCCTTAAAAAAGGTTATTGAGATCAAAGAAATGGTTGAGCAACATTCCCTTGAGGATCGTATTTATAAACTGCAAATGAACCCCGACCGTGCCGATGTAATTGTACCGGCCAGTAACATTTACATTAAGGTTATGGAATGGGCCAATGCCAAATATATACAGGTACCTGAGGTTGGCCTGAAAGATGGCATTATGCTCCACCTGTTCAAAAAGAATTCAAGCCAGAAACGAATCGAATTCGCCAACACCGAAGATCAATCGAAGGGAAGGAAAATCCTAAGGTTATAA
- a CDS encoding four helix bundle protein: MAFKFENLKVWQRSIELSGVSELTEKFPGKEMFVLTPQIQRHCSK; encoded by the coding sequence ATGGCATTTAAGTTTGAGAATCTTAAAGTGTGGCAAAGGTCAATTGAACTCTCGGGAGTTTCGGAGTTGACAGAGAAATTTCCTGGAAAGGAAATGTTTGTTCTCACCCCTCAAATTCAACGCCATTGCTCTAAATAG
- a CDS encoding helix-turn-helix transcriptional regulator — protein sequence MIGGKWSFAIIYSLLNGTKRFKELERSIEGTNTRMLVKELKSLEEWGIVNRQAYATVPPTVKYSLTDKGLELQPVLSEIQNWAVKYV from the coding sequence ATGATAGGGGGGAAGTGGTCGTTTGCCATTATTTATTCGTTGCTCAACGGCACAAAAAGGTTCAAAGAACTGGAACGTTCTATTGAGGGTACCAACACGAGAATGTTGGTTAAGGAATTGAAGTCTTTAGAAGAATGGGGTATTGTAAATCGGCAGGCATATGCCACCGTTCCGCCTACTGTTAAATACTCTTTGACAGACAAGGGCTTAGAACTACAACCAGTGTTGTCTGAAATTCAGAATTGGGCAGTCAAGTATGTTTAG
- a CDS encoding site-specific DNA-methyltransferase → MANKSHFNSGHIAMNKLKKNGVAHSSHIEATLPTKTFHALFTEDAVQFLKKLPDNSIQLILIDPPYNLDLATWDTFSDYLDWAKQWLDEIYRVLSDTGNCVIFGGFQYQDLKKGDLLEIMHYTRHHTDLRFTNLVIWYYKNGMSAHRFFANRHEEAIWLSKTNKYFFDLDSVRVPFDEETKEMYKRDKRLIAENIDKGKNPTNVWEIGRLNGNSIERVGHPTQKPLELIRRFVKGLSYPGSLVLDFFAGSGTTGRVCIEESRNSILVDSDPKMLEYFKLHTLKMNGSFFAAEHSIQVNPDLAEFLKIVEEKESIEV, encoded by the coding sequence ATGGCAAACAAATCTCATTTCAATTCAGGACACATCGCAATGAACAAACTCAAAAAAAATGGGGTTGCTCATAGCAGTCATATTGAGGCAACATTGCCGACAAAAACCTTTCATGCACTTTTTACAGAAGATGCTGTTCAGTTTCTAAAGAAACTTCCTGACAATTCCATTCAGTTGATTTTGATTGACCCGCCCTACAATCTTGACTTGGCAACTTGGGACACATTTAGCGATTATCTTGACTGGGCAAAGCAATGGTTAGATGAAATCTATCGTGTGTTATCTGACACTGGTAATTGTGTAATTTTTGGCGGCTTTCAATATCAAGACCTAAAGAAAGGCGACTTGTTAGAGATAATGCACTACACAAGACATCATACTGACTTGCGTTTTACAAACCTTGTGATTTGGTATTACAAAAACGGAATGAGTGCTCACCGCTTCTTTGCTAACAGACACGAAGAAGCAATTTGGCTCTCAAAAACGAACAAATATTTCTTTGACTTGGATTCGGTGAGAGTGCCGTTTGACGAAGAAACAAAGGAAATGTATAAGCGGGACAAACGGTTAATTGCAGAAAATATTGACAAAGGGAAAAACCCGACAAATGTTTGGGAAATTGGACGACTAAATGGAAATTCAATAGAACGAGTTGGGCATCCGACACAAAAGCCGCTTGAACTCATTCGCAGGTTTGTAAAAGGACTTTCATATCCTGGCTCATTGGTTCTTGACTTTTTTGCAGGTTCAGGCACAACAGGACGAGTTTGTATTGAAGAAAGCAGGAACTCCATTCTCGTTGACAGCGACCCGAAAATGTTGGAGTATTTTAAACTACATACACTAAAAATGAATGGTAGTTTCTTTGCAGCAGAACACTCTATTCAAGTAAATCCTGACTTGGCAGAATTTTTAAAAATAGTAGAAGAAAAAGAAAGCATTGAAGTATGA
- a CDS encoding agmatine deiminase family protein — protein sequence MIPDSQTNTLYLADCLPTKHPKFFADFEVVLKKCGITFQLLPDTKDIWAVDYMPVQVTLDKFVQFVYNPDYLQSKKWIKTISDVDSICNSIKLNRIKSDIVLDGGNVTKTTDKVIMCDKIFIENPHYSRRQLADKLRELFEVDKLYFVPQQPKDFTGHADGMVRFLDNNTVIINDHSKEKPEFQRAFKIALDNAGLDYIEIPYNPYGNKTYGQANGDYINFLQMQNTVIIPTFGIKEDEIAVRQFEQLFSGQQIATIDSNEVADNGGILNCITWNIWTT from the coding sequence ATGATACCTGACAGCCAAACTAACACACTTTACCTTGCTGACTGCTTACCAACAAAGCATCCAAAATTCTTTGCGGACTTTGAAGTGGTATTAAAAAAGTGTGGCATTACTTTTCAGCTTTTACCTGACACAAAAGATATTTGGGCTGTTGATTATATGCCTGTTCAAGTTACGCTTGACAAGTTTGTTCAGTTCGTTTACAACCCCGACTATTTGCAAAGTAAAAAATGGATTAAGACAATTTCGGATGTTGATAGCATCTGCAATTCAATTAAACTAAATCGTATAAAATCCGACATTGTTTTAGATGGAGGTAACGTAACTAAAACGACTGATAAAGTAATAATGTGCGACAAGATTTTTATAGAAAACCCGCACTACTCAAGACGACAACTTGCTGACAAACTTAGAGAGCTTTTTGAAGTTGATAAACTCTATTTTGTGCCTCAACAACCAAAAGACTTTACAGGACACGCAGACGGAATGGTTCGTTTCCTTGACAATAACACGGTAATAATTAACGACCATTCCAAAGAGAAACCAGAATTTCAGAGAGCATTTAAAATTGCCTTAGACAACGCAGGACTTGACTACATAGAAATTCCCTACAACCCATACGGCAACAAGACTTACGGACAAGCAAACGGTGATTACATTAACTTTTTACAAATGCAAAACACCGTAATTATTCCGACTTTCGGAATTAAAGAAGATGAAATTGCGGTTCGACAATTTGAACAACTTTTTAGCGGACAACAAATAGCAACTATTGACAGTAACGAAGTGGCTGACAATGGCGGAATACTTAACTGCATAACTTGGAACATATGGACAACGTGA
- the metH gene encoding methionine synthase codes for MSYRPSAIDYRLKLSGLEPLTVTPASNFVNIGERTNVTGSAKFLKLIKEDKFDEALEVALDQVRGGAQVIDVNMDEGMLDSQAAMVRFLNLMAAEPEIARVPVMIDSSKWEVIEAGLKCLQGKGIVNSISLKSGEGEFIRQAKLVRRYGAAVVVMAFDEHGQADTFERRISICKRAYDILVGQLKFPPQDIIFDPNIFPVATGIDEHKNYALDFFRAAKWIRENLPHAHVSGGVSNVSFSFRGNQKVREAMHAAFLYHGIQHGMDMGIVNPTMLEVYDEIDKELLERVEDVLLNRRDDATERLLEFAETVKGSARKKEADDSWRKGTVEERITHALVKGIIDFIDQDTEEARQKYAKPLDVIEGPLMAGMNVVGDLFGSGKMFLPQVVKSARVMKKAVAYLEPFLQEEKIKSGQVGKPAAKILMATVKGDVHDIGKNIVGVVLACNNYDVVDLGVMVPADKILEAARKEKVDIIGLSGLITPSLDEMVHVAKEMQREKFELPLLIGGATTSRIHTAVKIDPVYEGPVVYVLDASRSVPVASELISETTRKEFKNKVKEEYRKLREEHENRRELKNYISLKEARKNKTKIDWNAFVPVKPSFYGKKVLLDYPLDELRKYIDWTPFFQTWMLAGRYPGILEDAVVGAEAKKLYTDAQNMLDIIIKEKSLKANGVVAFYRATCDGHEDVKLFSDDAAEHSFATLHFLRQQNKKAQNLPNFSLADFIAPADSGKRDYIGMFAVTAGIGLEKLIEKYKANHDDYSEIMAKALADRLAEAFAECLHERVRKEYWGYAKDENLANDQLIAEKYPGIRPAPGYPACPDHTEKRTIFEILEAEKEAGIKLTESCAMYPAAAVSGYYFSHPESKYFGLGKIEKDQVEEYAERKGIKVDDVERWLSQNLSYN; via the coding sequence ATGAGCTATCGACCATCTGCCATCGACTATCGTCTAAAATTAAGTGGACTTGAACCGTTAACGGTAACCCCCGCTTCCAACTTTGTCAACATCGGTGAACGTACCAACGTAACCGGGTCAGCTAAATTCCTAAAGCTGATTAAGGAAGATAAGTTTGATGAAGCGCTGGAGGTAGCGCTCGACCAGGTGCGGGGCGGGGCACAGGTGATTGATGTAAATATGGATGAAGGCATGCTTGATTCACAGGCAGCTATGGTTCGTTTTCTTAACTTGATGGCTGCCGAGCCGGAAATTGCACGTGTGCCGGTGATGATTGACTCCTCCAAGTGGGAGGTAATTGAGGCAGGTTTGAAATGTTTACAGGGTAAAGGTATTGTGAACTCCATCAGTCTGAAATCCGGAGAAGGGGAGTTTATCAGACAGGCCAAATTAGTCAGGCGATACGGTGCAGCCGTGGTTGTAATGGCATTTGATGAGCATGGCCAGGCCGACACCTTTGAACGGAGGATTTCCATCTGTAAACGTGCTTACGATATATTAGTGGGACAGTTGAAGTTTCCACCCCAGGATATCATTTTCGATCCAAACATTTTTCCGGTTGCCACCGGTATTGATGAGCATAAGAACTACGCACTTGATTTCTTTCGTGCAGCCAAATGGATACGGGAAAACCTTCCGCATGCGCATGTTAGCGGAGGAGTAAGCAATGTGTCGTTTAGCTTTCGGGGAAACCAGAAAGTGCGCGAAGCCATGCATGCGGCTTTTCTGTATCACGGTATTCAGCACGGTATGGATATGGGTATCGTAAATCCAACCATGTTGGAAGTATATGACGAGATTGACAAAGAATTACTGGAACGCGTTGAGGATGTATTGCTGAACAGGAGGGACGATGCCACCGAACGCTTGCTTGAGTTTGCCGAAACGGTAAAAGGTTCAGCCAGGAAAAAAGAAGCTGACGATTCGTGGCGCAAGGGAACGGTTGAGGAGCGGATCACGCATGCCTTAGTGAAAGGTATAATCGATTTTATCGATCAGGATACAGAAGAAGCCCGGCAAAAGTACGCCAAACCACTAGATGTTATCGAGGGTCCATTAATGGCTGGTATGAATGTAGTGGGCGATCTGTTTGGTTCAGGTAAAATGTTTCTTCCGCAGGTAGTAAAAAGTGCGCGCGTAATGAAAAAGGCAGTAGCTTACCTGGAACCGTTTTTACAGGAAGAGAAAATAAAAAGCGGTCAGGTTGGTAAACCGGCTGCCAAAATTTTAATGGCTACCGTAAAAGGCGATGTTCACGACATTGGTAAAAATATAGTGGGCGTTGTACTGGCCTGTAACAATTATGATGTGGTTGATTTAGGCGTAATGGTTCCTGCCGATAAAATACTGGAAGCTGCACGCAAGGAAAAAGTGGATATCATCGGGTTGAGCGGGCTAATCACCCCTTCGTTGGATGAGATGGTACACGTTGCCAAAGAAATGCAACGCGAAAAATTTGAATTGCCCCTGCTTATTGGCGGGGCTACAACATCCCGCATCCATACGGCTGTTAAAATCGATCCGGTGTACGAGGGCCCCGTGGTATATGTACTCGATGCCTCACGCAGTGTACCGGTGGCCAGTGAACTTATCAGCGAAACGACTCGTAAAGAATTTAAAAACAAAGTAAAAGAAGAGTACAGGAAGCTGCGTGAAGAGCATGAAAACAGGAGGGAGTTGAAAAATTACATCTCCTTAAAAGAAGCCCGTAAAAACAAAACTAAAATTGACTGGAATGCATTCGTTCCGGTTAAGCCTTCGTTCTATGGAAAGAAAGTTTTGCTGGACTATCCCCTTGATGAATTGCGAAAGTATATCGACTGGACACCGTTCTTTCAAACCTGGATGTTGGCCGGTCGCTACCCGGGAATTTTAGAAGATGCCGTTGTTGGTGCTGAGGCGAAGAAACTGTATACTGATGCGCAAAACATGCTTGATATCATTATTAAAGAGAAAAGTCTTAAGGCCAATGGGGTGGTGGCGTTCTACCGCGCCACCTGCGATGGTCATGAAGATGTGAAACTATTTAGTGATGATGCGGCTGAGCACTCTTTTGCAACCCTTCATTTTCTGCGGCAGCAAAACAAGAAGGCACAGAACCTCCCCAATTTTTCATTGGCTGATTTTATTGCTCCCGCAGATTCAGGTAAGCGCGACTACATTGGCATGTTTGCAGTAACGGCCGGAATCGGATTGGAGAAGCTGATTGAAAAGTATAAAGCTAATCATGATGATTATTCCGAAATCATGGCTAAGGCATTGGCCGATCGGCTTGCAGAAGCGTTTGCCGAATGCCTCCACGAGCGGGTGCGGAAGGAATACTGGGGTTATGCAAAGGATGAAAATCTTGCCAACGACCAATTGATTGCAGAAAAATATCCAGGCATTCGTCCGGCACCGGGTTATCCCGCTTGTCCCGATCATACCGAGAAGCGAACGATTTTTGAAATACTGGAAGCCGAAAAAGAGGCAGGTATTAAATTAACCGAATCCTGTGCAATGTATCCAGCCGCTGCTGTAAGCGGGTATTATTTCTCCCATCCGGAATCAAAATATTTCGGGCTTGGAAAAATCGAAAAAGATCAGGTTGAAGAGTATGCCGAACGGAAGGGGATAAAGGTAGATGATGTGGAGCGGTGGCTCTCACAAAACTTGTCTTATAACTAA